A single genomic interval of uncultured Pseudodesulfovibrio sp. harbors:
- a CDS encoding response regulator, which produces MFDATILLVDDEMGFVETMAKRLEKRNIQVFKAYDGDAALLQLGKHPEIQVVVLDVKMPIKDGQTVLQEIKRDFPLVEVIMLTGHATVENAVEGIHNGAYDYLMKPCKLEELTEKVREAVALKQEHEEKAVEERMHDLTHRLA; this is translated from the coding sequence ATGTTTGACGCTACCATCTTACTCGTGGACGACGAAATGGGGTTTGTCGAAACCATGGCCAAGCGTCTGGAGAAGCGAAACATTCAGGTTTTCAAGGCCTATGACGGTGATGCTGCCCTGCTGCAACTCGGCAAGCATCCCGAGATTCAGGTCGTTGTTCTGGATGTGAAGATGCCCATCAAGGACGGACAGACCGTATTGCAGGAGATCAAGCGTGATTTCCCGTTGGTCGAGGTCATTATGCTTACCGGTCACGCCACGGTCGAAAATGCTGTCGAAGGTATTCATAACGGTGCCTACGACTACCTCATGAAGCCCTGCAAGCTTGAGGAGTTGACCGAAAAGGTTCGTGAAGCGGTCGCACTCAAGCAGGAGCATGAGGAAAAGGCCGTTGAAGAACGGATGCACGATCTCACGCACAGGCTGGCGTAA
- a CDS encoding response regulator codes for MFKRKEDIRLLIVDDEVGFADVLQKRMSRRGVVVETASSGEEAVRMLRGRDFDVAVVDLKLEGMDGIEILKVFKLLAPELPVLMLTGHGSETAAKACMELGASDYLSKPIDFDLLLTKVMSVCTNEEGADEQNPGSAG; via the coding sequence ATGTTCAAGAGAAAGGAAGACATACGGCTCCTGATCGTGGACGACGAGGTCGGATTCGCCGACGTGTTGCAAAAGCGCATGTCACGGCGGGGAGTCGTCGTTGAAACCGCATCCAGTGGAGAGGAAGCCGTGCGTATGCTGCGGGGGCGTGATTTTGACGTCGCCGTTGTCGATCTCAAGCTTGAGGGCATGGACGGTATTGAAATTCTGAAGGTCTTCAAACTGCTGGCCCCGGAACTTCCGGTGCTCATGCTCACCGGTCACGGGAGCGAAACCGCAGCCAAGGCCTGCATGGAGCTCGGTGCGAGCGACTACCTGTCCAAGCCCATTGATTTCGATCTGCTCCTGACCAAGGTCATGAGCGTGTGCACGAACGAGGAGGGCGCTGATGAACAGAATCCGGGTTCTGCTGGTTGA